Part of the Leishmania infantum JPCM5 genome chromosome 29 genome is shown below.
AACAGGCGGAtaaaagaaagaaagacacAGTGCGCCAGGACACAAACACAGATGCTGAGGTGGATAATCTCCCTTCGTGTAAAGGCAGAGGGTCATGTTGGCGGTGGCTTCCTTTTTATCCTTCGTTTGCTTTCTTGCGAGAGCTTAGGATGCGACCTCTCAAATGGGGGGTTCTCGTGGAGGTGTGATATGTTCGCCTACATCATTCACGCTTGATCGGCCATTGCCGCGAGAAAGAAGATTGTCACAGGGAGGTGGTGTTACCTACTTCTTAGCGAACTTCTGTGCATGTTCCGCTAACTTCTTCTTCACCTGCGGGTTGCTGAAGAGGTTGTAGAAGCTGACCGTGTCCTGCGTTCGAAGTGCCGGAGTGCACAGCGGGGCAAGGATGTGGCGACGTGACATATCCTTGATCATCCAGTATGgtgcgggggaggggagctccagcagcttctccatGAACTGCAGACACGGCACAACAGCCTCGTCGTGGTGCTCCACGACCTCGTCTACAAGTCCCACCTGCAAGGCCTCGTCGGCGGGCAGCAGTAAGCCCGTACAGAGCAGTTCCTCAGCTTTGCGAAATCCCACGACGTGCTCCATCGAGGCAGCCACGTAAGACGGCACAACAAAACCGTGCCTAGCAGCGGCAATGCCAATAGTCAAGTGGGCGGGCTTTGTAGGATGTCGCCTTGCCATGACGCGGTAGTCGCACGCGAGAGCAACGATGCAgccggctgccgcagcatgCCCGTTAATGGCGCTCACCAGTGGTaccggcagcgcgtgcaaAGTAGTGAAGAGCTTCTGGAACTGGCTCCAGTAGTGCGCAAATCGATCCTGCGAGAGGTTCGTATTGAGTTCGTTGAGGTCAAGTCCGGCGCTGAAGACACCGGGGTTCTTGGATGTGAGGATAATACCGCTGCACTTGGACTTGTCTGGGTCGCACAGGTCGCTAAGCTTGTTCAGGAACGCTGAAATGAACTTGGGCGTCAGAACGTTGGCGCGCCCGCTGTTCATCTCGAGAAGCACTACGTTGTCAATTGGCGACTCACGCACAATGATGAGATCGCTGGTATCTGGCACGCTTGCTACCGTCGAGCATGCACGcgacctcggcggcggcgcgcagcaggaaGCACGAAAACACCTCATGCTCGTTTAGTGAAACCCGGCAACGGCACACCGCAGGCAAGTTCTGCGAACAAAGGGGATGCGAAGCGCACAGAGTGGGCAGAGAGTGGGGAGGAGACGAGAAGGGAAGACATCGGATGATCTCCATGTGAAGGTGTAGGAAAGACAGGACAACGTTGGCGTCGGTATGAGAGCTCAGGATGCGGACAAATGCTCCCACGTGCAACTCATAGTTTTGCGACAGTCTTGATTCAGCAGTGTGTTACGATTTTTTCCTTtgtgggaggagagggagctTGAGGCTGCCTTGCTCGTAACACAATGTGCAGGCGTGGAACTGTGAGGAAAAATGATTCCACAGACGCACGTGTACTATCCACGGCGCATACGGGAGTACAACTGGTGTCAGAGCGGCCTCACGctgtctgcgcgtgcggtgtggcgcgcacacaacggAAGAAGAACGAGTCCAGAACAGCTGCCGCCCCGTCAGTGCACCCACAGCGGATGCCGAAACTTCGCAAAGTCGCCGCTGAAGCTCACGGTGCTACGGATGTCGTAGGTACGGACCCCTCGGCGCCACGGTACTGATAAGTTCGGCCGAGATCCACGCGATGCATTTCCGTCGTGGGAGGGGAGCAGCATGTATTGCGCGCCGTGACGTTGAGGGTATCAAGCACTGAAGATGCAGCGCGCTCGTGGTCCTGTGCTCCTTCGCCAGCCCTTCGCTGTGGACAGCGGTGCACATGCATCGTGGTGTAGTCCGTGCTGTAGAGCTGTCGGGCACTAAGGCGACACACCCCGATACACCGGGCGCAAAACCCCGCAGTACTTCCGTGTGACGGGCGTCGGACGCAGG
Proteins encoded:
- a CDS encoding 3,2-trans-enoyl-CoA isomerase, mitochondrial precursor-like protein, which produces MRCFRASCCAPPPRSRACSTVASVPDTSDLIIVRESPIDNVVLLEMNSGRANVLTPKFISAFLNKLSDLCDPDKSKCSGIILTSKNPGVFSAGLDLNELNTNLSQDRFAHYWSQFQKLFTTLHALPVPLVSAINGHAAAAGCIVALACDYRVMARRHPTKPAHLTIGIAAARHGFVVPSYVAASMEHVVGFRKAEELLCTGLLLPADEALQVGLVDEVVEHHDEAVVPCLQFMEKLLELPSPAPYWMIKDMSRRHILAPLCTPALRTQDTVSFYNLFSNPQVKKKLAEHAQKFAKK